The sequence CTCTAAAAACTGTACGCTAGCTTTTGGAAAACATTGGATTGATACGAAACAGACATCAGCAACGATTTTAAATATTGTAACTACATACGCTTGGACTGGTTCGGCTTATGTGGTGCCAAGCGCAACCGCAAAAGCAGGCGTTTTGGCCATGACAAGAAGTCTTGCGGTAGAATGGGCAAAATACGGAATCCGTTCAAACGCCATTGCTCCGGGACCATTCCCAACAAAAGGAGCTTGGGACCGATTATTGCCGGGAGATCTTTCGGAGAAATTTGATATGGCAAAAAAAGTGCCTTTGAAACGCGTTGGAGATCATCAGGAATTAGCCAATTTAGCAGCTTATTTAGTTTCCGATTTTTCAGCTTATGTAAACGGAGATGTCATTACAATTGATGGTGGCGAATGGCTAAAAGGCGCAGGACAATTCAATTTGTTAGAAGCAATTCCAGAAGAACTTTGGGATCAGCTTGAAATGATGATTAAAGCAAAAAAGAATAAATAATTACAAGTGCTTACTAAATTCAGAATATTTTATTAAAACTATACTGATTGCACAAATCCCGAAGGTTTACTTTCGGGATTTTTTTTACCATATTATTTACTAGTTATTTAACCATATAAGTGATATAAGTTCAGTTAAGCATTATACTGTTTAAACATTTTGCAACTTAAATTCACTTACATTACTTATATGGTTTAATTATTTTATGTGCTTAACAATTCAGTTAAATTATTAATTTTGCCAGACAAATATCAAACAAAAATTTTATGCTCATTATTGGACTTGCAGGAGGAACAGGAAGTGGAAAAACAACGGTTGTACATCAAATCATGAACGAATTACCAGACACTGAAGTTGGCGTAATTTCTCAGGATTCGTATTATAAACAAACTGACAATTTATCATTTGACGAAAGAGCATTAATTAATTTTGATCATCCTCGCGCGATTGATTTTGAATTATTGGTAAAACACTTAAAAGCGTTAAAAGCTGGAGAAACCATAGACCAACCGGTTTATTCTTTTATTCAGCATAACAGAACTGACGATACCGTTTCGACACATCCAAGAAAAGTAATGATTGTTGAAGGAATTTTGATCTTGACAAATCCTGAACTTCGTGATATGTTCGACATTAAAATCTTCGTTCATGCCGATTCTGACGAAAGATTAATTCGTCGTTTAAAAAGAGATATTTCAGAAAGAGGACGTGATATCGACGAGGTTTTAAACCGTTACCAAACGACTTTAAAGCCTATGCATGAGCAATTTATAGAGCCATCAAAAGCTTTTGCAGACATCATTATCCCAAATGACAAATACAACACGGTAGCAATTGATGTAGTTCGCGCCGTAATTAATCAGCGTATTTCATAATTTTTATTGTAAATTTAAACCATAAAAGTTAGGAGCTATTTTCCGCTTTCGCCTTTATTCCCGATAAAGAAAAAACTACGGCAAAAGCCTTGTTTTTCTAAATCGGGAGATACCGGCTCTATCGGGTCTAGAAAAGACAATCATATTCAAAAGAAAAATTCTTTAAAAATGAAATTTAAAAATCCATACAAAGACAAAAAATGGTTCAAATACCTAGGAAACAAATATGTTTGGGTTTTGTCCTTTTTTATAGTTTGGATGTTGTTTTTAGACAATTACTCTTATTTTGACCATCGCTTTCTTGACGAACAAATCAATGAGCTCAAGGACAATAAAAAATACTATCAGGACGAAATAAAAAAAGATCAAGAACAGATCAAACAGCTTAAAAATCCTGAACAAATAGAAAAATATGCTCGCGAAAAGTACTTTATGAAAAAAGACAGCGAAGATATCTACATCATCCACTTTGAAGGAGACACCATTCAAGAAAAAGAATAATCAGAAAACAAACTAATGGCCACTACACTATTTGACGATTTTAATCCGATTTCATCCAAACAATGGAAACAAAAAATTCAGTTTGAATTAGATGGAGCAGATTATAACGAAACAGTAATTTGGAATTCTCCAGAAGATATTCAGGTAAAGCCTTTTTATCATATCGATGAGTTTACAAAATCGGCTTCGGTTAAAACTCATGCTTCTGATTTTAAAATCTGCCAAAATATATTTGTTCACGATATTGAAAAATCAATCAAAAGAGCAAATAATACGCTTGAAAGAGGAGCAGAAAGTTTACGTTTTACCATTCAAAACGAAAATATCGACATCAAAACTTTATTGGAAAACATTCCTTTAGAGAACACAATCGTTTACTTTAATTTGACTTTTCTCTCAATCGATTTCGTAAAAAAATTAAACCAAATCGCAGTTGAAAAAAATGCCCTTTTTTACTGCAATTTAGACCCAATTGGTCATTTGGCAAGAGAAGGAAACTGGTTTACGACTTCGGATAAAAATAATTTTGAGACCATTGAAAAAATTTCGAAAGAAGCAAAAAATATCTCGCTTTTAAGTATTGATTCTGGTTTGTACCAAAACGCAGGAGCCAATATAACACAGCAAATCGCCTATAGTTTGGCTCACGCAAATGAATATTTAAACCGCTTTCCAGATTTGACAAAACCTATTGTTTTCCAATTATCTGTTGGTACAAATTATTTTTTTGAAATTGCAAAACTTCGCGCTTTTCGAATGCTTTTCAAATTAATTGCTGCAGAATATAATCCAGATTTAAATTGCCATTTATTAGTGACGCCAACCAAGCGAAACAAGACAATTTACGATTATAATGTCAACATGCTTCGAACTACAACAGAATGTATGTCGGCAATTTTAGGCGGAGCCGATGCTGTTGCTAATTTGCCTTATGATGCTTTATATCATAAGGATAATGAATTTGGCGACCGAATTGCCCGAAATCAATTATTGGTTTTAAAACACGAAAGCTATTTTGACAAAGTCGATAATCCAGCTGATGGCAGTTATTACATTGAAAGTTTAACGATGCAATTGGCAGAAAAAAGCTTGAAATTATTCAAAGAAATTGAAGCTGATGGCGGTTTCTTAAAACTTTTGAATGAGGGAACGATAAAAAAGAAAATCCAAGAAAGCGCTACAAAAGAGCAAGATTTATTCGATTCCAAAAAAGAAGTTTTACTCGGAACAAATAAATATCCAAATAAGGAAGACAAGATGAAACATGATTTAGAATTGTTTCCTTTTGTAAAAATCAAGCCAAGAAAAACATTAATTACGCCAATAATTGAAAAAAGATTAGCTGAAAAGCTGGAGCAAGAAAGATTGGAGCGAGAATAAAAAAAAATCAAGTTATTGAATAATAAATTTAGCATATTATGAAAAAACTTATAAAAATAATATCAGTTGAAAAAGATTCAATAACTACAGATGAATACAAAATTCCTAAATGCAAAATTGATGAAGTTAGGAAACGAACAGAAGATTATTTAAAAAATCCAAATAATGCCTCTAACATCGATGAGTTTTTAGAAGAAATTGAAAGAGATTTAAACGTATTTTAATAACAGCATTTACAATTGAGAAAAGACCTTAAACATATAAAGTTAGAAGTAAAAAGTGAGAAGTTAGACGAACTGACGGACAGCTCTCAACCTATAACTCTTAACTTCACAACAGCCGAAGGAATCGAAGTCAAAAAAAGATATTCTGAAAAAGATATTGAAGATTTAGAATTTCTTGATTTCGGAGCTGGTTTTGCGCCTAATTTACGTGGGCCGTACGCAACAATGTACGTTCGTCGTCCGTGGACTATTCGTCAATATGCGGGATTTTCGACCGCAGAAGAAAGTAATGCTTTTTACAGAAGAAATCTAGCTGCAGGACAAAAAGGATTATCTATTGCATTTGATTTACCGACGCATCGTGGCTACGACTCCGATCACGAACGCGTAGTTGGCGATGTTGGAAAAGCTGGAGTTGCCATCGATTCTGTCGAAGATATGAAAGTATTATTTGACCAGATTCCATTGGATGAAATGTCGGTTTCAATGACCATGAATGGTGCGGTTTTGCCTATTATGGCATTTTATATTGTTGCAGCCGAAGAACAAGGAGTTCCTCTAAATAAACTGTCAGGAACAATTCAGAATGATATTCTGAAGGAATTTATGGTGCGTAATACTTATATTTATCCGCCAACTCCTTCAATGAAAATTATTGCTGATATTTTTGAATTTACGAGCAAAAAAATGCCAAAATTCAATTCGATCTCTATTTCCGGATATCATATGCAAGAAGCTGGAGCAACAGCTGACATCGAATTAGCTTATACTCTTGCTGATGGTTTAGAATATATCAGAACTGGATTATCAACCGGAATGACAATTGATGACTTCGCTCCTCGCCTTTCTTTCTTTTGGGCAATAGGAATGAATCACTTTATGGAAATTGCCAAAATGAGAGCCGGCCGAATGATTTGGGCAAAATTATTACAGCAATTTAATCCAAAAAGCGACAAGTCATTGGCACTTAGAACACATTGTCAAACTAGCGGATGGAGTTTAACCGAACAAGATCCTTTCAACAATGTAGCCCGAACTTGTATTGAAGCAACAGCAGCCGCTTTTGGAGGAACGCAATCTTTACACACCAACGCACTTGACGAAGCAATTGCTTTGCCAACTGACTTTTCGGCCAGAATTGCCCGTAATACACAGATTTTTTTACAAGAAGAAACTAAAATCACTAAAACGGTTGACCCTTGGGCAGGAAGTTATTATGTTGAAAGCTTGACAAATGAAATTCTAAAAAGCACTTGGAAGCTTATTGAAGAAGTTGAAGAATTAGGCGGCATGACGAAAGCCATAGAAGCTGGAATTCCAAAACTTCGAATTGAAGAAGCCGCAGCAAGAAAACAGGCCCGAATAGATAGTGGGCAAGATATTATTGTTGGCGTAAATAAATTCAGATTAGAAAAGGAAGATCCGCTTCATATTTTGGATGTTGACAACCAAATGGTTCGCAAACAGCAAATCGAGCATCTTACTGAAATAAAAGCAAAACGAAATACTGAAAAAGTAAATCAATCACTGGAAAAATTAATTCATTGCGCTAAAACCGGCGAAGGAAACTTATTAGAAATTGCTGTTGAAGCCGCTCGTGAAAGGTCCACTTTAGGAGAAATCAGCGATGCTCTAGAAAGCGTTTTTGGAAGGTTTAAAGCGCAAATTAAATCCTTTAGCGGTGTGTATAGTGCAGCAATAAAAAATGACGAAAATTTTGAAAAAGCAAAACAATTAGCTGATGCTTTTGCCAAACAAGAAGGAAGACGCCCAAGAATTATGATTGCCAAAATGGGTCAAGACGGTCACGATCGCGGTGCAAAAGTAGTAGCAACTGGTTATGCCGATGTTGGCTTTGATGTTGATATAGGGCCACTTTTTCAAACTCCTGCAGAAGCTGCAAAACAAGCTGTTGAAAATGATGTTCATATTTTAGGAGTTTCTTCATTAGCAGCGGGACATAAAACTTTGGTGCCACAAGTTATCGAAGAATTGAAAAAACACGGCCGCGAAGATATTATGGTAATTGTAGGCGGTGTGATTCCGGTGCAGGACTATCAATATTTGTTTGACGCCGGCGCTGTAGCTATTTTTGGTCCAGGAACCAAAATCAGTGAAGCGGCAATTCAAATTTTAGAAATTTTAATTGACTAGCGTGCATAAAAAATCCCGAATTGAATTCGGGATTTTTTATGCTCGTTTCTTAGATCTTATGTATTGTCGCATTACTGTCTGCCACAATATAAGAGAGATCATAACCTCCAAAGTCTTTCATATAGCTTTTTAAAGAAGTTCCGTAAGCATCTCTAAAATGCCTATTTCCTTTATTCTTAAAAAAGTTTTTTACTGAACCAGCACCACCAAGATGTGCGGCTGCTAAAATTCCAGATTCAGTAATTTCAATTCCGTTAATCACTTTGCCTTCATACTTTTCGATTTCATAACGCAAAATCCATTTGTTTTTGGACAATAACGCAATAAAAGCTTTTTCTTGTAAGGCAGGATTTTTTAAAAAGGCTTTGTTGTTTTTAATACCAATTGCTCTTAAAGCTTCAGAACCAAATTGATATTTTCCCATGTAGCCAAGTGAATTAACCAATCGGTATTTTCCTTGAGATTCTTTGAAAGCGACTGCTTCTTTAAAACCTATAAAATGATTTCCTGTGTATGGGAAGTTTAAATTAGGATAATCATCCTTTTCTTGCGATGGAAACATGTATTCAGTTCCATCTGTTTTTTCTGTTAAAAACCAAGGTTCGGTTTCTAGTTTGAAGGGCCTGAAACCCAAACTTAAAAATGTAATAATAACGACTAAACTCGCATAAAAATACCACTTCTTTATCATAAAATGTTTTTCTTCAAAACGCTGTCACCTTTTTGAAATTTCTACGATGCAAAGATAACGAATACAAAACAACTCTGTAAATCAATACTTTACGTGTTTTTACAGATTTTAAAATCTTTCGAAACCCCTCTGGTTATGCCCTTTTCGAGAGATTTACCAAAAATCAAAAAGCTGGGAATTAGCATCAAAATAAAAATCCAAAAAACATCATTTTTATCAAATTTTTATCAAATTAGTTAATTTTGAAAGATAAAACTTATAATATTTAGTAATTTAATAGCGTAAATTCAATCTTTATTTTAAAAATTAAGACAAAATTAACAAGATAAAAACCACAAAAATGATGCTTTTTGGATTTTTTGAACTTAGAAATTGCTTCGAATGATTAAAAAACCGTCAAAACAAAGCGTTTTTGTATAAGAAAAATACTAGTTTTTTATACTTTCTTATTTTATGTTTTTTTCTAAAAATCATAAAAAAACCGATGCATTTTGCATCGGTTTTTAACTCATATTTTTAGATAATGATTTTTTATCTCGTTACACCTTGACTTGCGATCCAGTCAGAATATTTTTTAGCATTTATATTATGCTGCGCTAAAGTAGAAGCAAATTCATGATAACCAAAACGGTCAACACTTGCACAAAAATAAATATAATCGTTTTTCTCAGGATTTAAAACTGCATCAAGAGCTGTGATATCAGGCATGGCAATTGGTCCTGGAGGTAGTCCTGTATTTACATAAGTATTGTATGGAGATCTCATAACCAAGTCGTTATAAAAAACCCTTTTAATAACTTGGTCAAAATTATTGTCTCTTAATTTCAAAGCATAAATTACAGTTGGATCCGCCTGAAGTGGCATATCTAAACGCAAGCGGTTTAAATAAACTCCTGCAATACGAGGTCTTTCGTCTTTTTTAACTGATTCTTTATGAACAATAGAAGCTAGAATTGTTGCTTGCACTGGAGTCAAACCTTGTTTTTTTGCTTTTTCAATTCTTTCAGCAGTCCAGAATTTATTGTATTCCTTGATCATTTTATCGCGGAATTTCTCTGCTGAAGTATTCCAATAAATTTCGTAGGTATTCGGAATAAACATTGCAAAAACATTGTCTTCATTGAATCCGTTTTGGGCCATAAAAGTTGAATCTTTTATCGCTTTTAATAAAGATAAGCTGTCTGCTTCGATTTCTGAGCCTACTCTACCTGCAAAATTCTCTAAACGTTCTTGATTGTTAAATGCAAGCTTTACCGGAACATTTGAACGCATTGCGCGCACCAAGTCAATGTTGTTCATACCATTTTTCAGTAAAAAACGTCCTGATTTCACATTTTCTGGATAGCTTCTTTTGCTAGCAACCAATTCAAAATTGTCGAAATTCTTGATATAAGGTTCTAATATTTTTTTAACGTCGGTGTAGTTTGCTCCAGTTGGAACATATACGTAAAGTTCTTTTTCTTCAAATTTAGTATTGGAACTAAAAATTCGGCTGATCAGAATGAATCCGTAAATCAATAGTACTGAAATTATTGCTACGGCAGTTATGGTGATTATTTTTTTTAAGCTCAAAGTTTAAAATTTAAATTTGTTTGTTAATTAATTGAAAAATTGCTTCATCGTGATAGTGGTTATTCAGCAAAATCCAATCTTTTTTAATTCCTATTTTCTCAAAACCAAATTTAGTAAAAAGTGCCATACTAGCTTCATTATTTGTACTAATATTTGCATAAAGCTGATGCAGATTTAAATTGAAAAAAGCGTATTTGATTAAAAGCGCTAATGCCTCAGAACCAATATTTTGTCCTCTGTTTTCTTTTTTCTGAATCACAATCCCAATTCCGGCTCTGTTATTCTTTGGATCAAATTCAAACAAATCAATCAAGCCAATTGCGGGAAAATCTTCGTCTTGACAAATTGCCAAGCGCAATTGCTTTGCCTCATAAATATCTTGTTGGGCATTTTCGAGATATTGCCTAATCAAATAACGGCTATAAGGTGTGTTTGTATTGCTAACTTCCCAAATGCTTTGATCATTTTCCATTTCGTGCACAAACTCCAAATCGTTTGGTTCTAATGCACGCAAGTAAATATTTTCGCCTTTGAGTGTAATCATTTGACAATTTTAGATTTTTGATTTGAGAATGTCTAGTTGGAATTTGGTATTTAAAAATTGGAATTTCTTTATTAAATTTCTATCGTTCCTTTAAAAACAAATTTTGCAGGTCCAGTCAAGAAAACATTTGAAAAATGTTCTCCTAATTTATCAAATGAAACGACCAATTTTCCACCTTCAACATTTAAATTAATTGAAGTTTTATCCGTTTGCCCAATTGCATTCATCGCGATTGCAACTGCTGTTGCGCCAGTTCCACATGCCAAGGTTTCATCTTCAACGCCTCTTTCATAAGTACGAAGTGAAAAAGTATCGTCATCAATTTTTTTAACGAAATTAATGTTGCTTCCTTTTTCTCTATATAATGCGCCATAACGAATTGCTGCTCCATTTTCTTTCACATTATATTGCTCCAAATTTTCAACAATCTGAACATGATGAGGAGAACCTGTATTTAAAAAAGTATGAGAATCATGTCTCTGAATTTCATCAACATCAATCATCTGTAATGAAACAATCGAATCATTATTTACTGATGCATGGTGTAAACCGTCAGTAGCAATAAAAGTTGTTTTATTATTTATAACTCCAAGCTGGTTTGCAAATGCCACTAAGCAACGACCGCCATTGCCACACATTGAACTTTCATTTCCGTCTGAGTTGTAATAAACCATTCTGAAATCAGTTTCAGAATCATTTTCTAATAAAATAAGTCCGTCTGCTCCAATACCGAATCTTCTGTCGCACAAGCGCTCGATTAATTGAATGTCTTCTTTTGGAAAAAAATTAGAACGATTGTCAATCATCACAAAATCATTCCCTGTACCTTGATATTTATAAAATTCTATTTGCATTTTTTAGTGGTTAAGAAATACAAAAGTACGAAGAAACTGCGAAGATTAATTAATGAAATGTTAATCATTGTTAAAGAGCGTTAAACCATTTTTCCAAATAATTTTTTGAAGTAATTTTACGTTAATAAACATGAAACTTTAATTCTAATAACTTAATTACAAATTCTAATATGAAAAGATTTTCAGCCTTATTTTTAGTGTCATTATTGAGTGGTGCTATTACTCTTGGTGCTTACAAGTTATTATTTGAAAGCAACAATTCTTTTTTTGGTAAAGGAAATTCTGTTGTAACTCTTGCCCCTAATTCTTATGGAAAAAATGTTGGTTTAGGAGCTGAAACATTAGATTTTACCGAAGCCGCAGACAAAACTATTCATACCGTTGTTCACGTAAAAAATGTTTCTAGAAGAACTGTCAACAATCCAATGCTTGAGTTTTTCTACGGTTACGGAGGACAACAGCAACAAGAACAAGTAGGAACTGGTTCTGGTGTAATTATTTCTGAAGACGGATATATTGTAACAAACAATCACGTTATTAAAGATGCTACAGAAATTGAAATTACATTAAATAATAAAAAATCATACAAAGCGAAATTAATCGGCACAGATTCAAAAATGGATATTGCCCTTTTGAAAATAAATGCCGATG comes from Flavobacterium sp. KACC 22761 and encodes:
- a CDS encoding SDR family oxidoreductase; its protein translation is MSYTDKMLRDDALKGKVIVVTGGGSGLGKAMTKYFLELGAQVAITSRDLEKLKTTASELESETGGKCLPLQCDVRHYEEVENMLQETLKVFGKVDVLLNNAAGNFISPTERLSANAFDTVIDIVLKGSKNCTLAFGKHWIDTKQTSATILNIVTTYAWTGSAYVVPSATAKAGVLAMTRSLAVEWAKYGIRSNAIAPGPFPTKGAWDRLLPGDLSEKFDMAKKVPLKRVGDHQELANLAAYLVSDFSAYVNGDVITIDGGEWLKGAGQFNLLEAIPEELWDQLEMMIKAKKNK
- the udk gene encoding uridine kinase, which codes for MLIIGLAGGTGSGKTTVVHQIMNELPDTEVGVISQDSYYKQTDNLSFDERALINFDHPRAIDFELLVKHLKALKAGETIDQPVYSFIQHNRTDDTVSTHPRKVMIVEGILILTNPELRDMFDIKIFVHADSDERLIRRLKRDISERGRDIDEVLNRYQTTLKPMHEQFIEPSKAFADIIIPNDKYNTVAIDVVRAVINQRIS
- a CDS encoding septum formation initiator family protein, which gives rise to MKFKNPYKDKKWFKYLGNKYVWVLSFFIVWMLFLDNYSYFDHRFLDEQINELKDNKKYYQDEIKKDQEQIKQLKNPEQIEKYAREKYFMKKDSEDIYIIHFEGDTIQEKE
- a CDS encoding methylmalonyl-CoA mutase subunit beta; the encoded protein is MATTLFDDFNPISSKQWKQKIQFELDGADYNETVIWNSPEDIQVKPFYHIDEFTKSASVKTHASDFKICQNIFVHDIEKSIKRANNTLERGAESLRFTIQNENIDIKTLLENIPLENTIVYFNLTFLSIDFVKKLNQIAVEKNALFYCNLDPIGHLAREGNWFTTSDKNNFETIEKISKEAKNISLLSIDSGLYQNAGANITQQIAYSLAHANEYLNRFPDLTKPIVFQLSVGTNYFFEIAKLRAFRMLFKLIAAEYNPDLNCHLLVTPTKRNKTIYDYNVNMLRTTTECMSAILGGADAVANLPYDALYHKDNEFGDRIARNQLLVLKHESYFDKVDNPADGSYYIESLTMQLAEKSLKLFKEIEADGGFLKLLNEGTIKKKIQESATKEQDLFDSKKEVLLGTNKYPNKEDKMKHDLELFPFVKIKPRKTLITPIIEKRLAEKLEQERLERE
- the scpA gene encoding methylmalonyl-CoA mutase, giving the protein MRKDLKHIKLEVKSEKLDELTDSSQPITLNFTTAEGIEVKKRYSEKDIEDLEFLDFGAGFAPNLRGPYATMYVRRPWTIRQYAGFSTAEESNAFYRRNLAAGQKGLSIAFDLPTHRGYDSDHERVVGDVGKAGVAIDSVEDMKVLFDQIPLDEMSVSMTMNGAVLPIMAFYIVAAEEQGVPLNKLSGTIQNDILKEFMVRNTYIYPPTPSMKIIADIFEFTSKKMPKFNSISISGYHMQEAGATADIELAYTLADGLEYIRTGLSTGMTIDDFAPRLSFFWAIGMNHFMEIAKMRAGRMIWAKLLQQFNPKSDKSLALRTHCQTSGWSLTEQDPFNNVARTCIEATAAAFGGTQSLHTNALDEAIALPTDFSARIARNTQIFLQEETKITKTVDPWAGSYYVESLTNEILKSTWKLIEEVEELGGMTKAIEAGIPKLRIEEAAARKQARIDSGQDIIVGVNKFRLEKEDPLHILDVDNQMVRKQQIEHLTEIKAKRNTEKVNQSLEKLIHCAKTGEGNLLEIAVEAARERSTLGEISDALESVFGRFKAQIKSFSGVYSAAIKNDENFEKAKQLADAFAKQEGRRPRIMIAKMGQDGHDRGAKVVATGYADVGFDVDIGPLFQTPAEAAKQAVENDVHILGVSSLAAGHKTLVPQVIEELKKHGREDIMVIVGGVIPVQDYQYLFDAGAVAIFGPGTKISEAAIQILEILID
- a CDS encoding peptidoglycan-binding protein LysM; translation: MIKKWYFYASLVVIITFLSLGFRPFKLETEPWFLTEKTDGTEYMFPSQEKDDYPNLNFPYTGNHFIGFKEAVAFKESQGKYRLVNSLGYMGKYQFGSEALRAIGIKNNKAFLKNPALQEKAFIALLSKNKWILRYEIEKYEGKVINGIEITESGILAAAHLGGAGSVKNFFKNKGNRHFRDAYGTSLKSYMKDFGGYDLSYIVADSNATIHKI
- the mltG gene encoding endolytic transglycosylase MltG, which produces MSLKKIITITAVAIISVLLIYGFILISRIFSSNTKFEEKELYVYVPTGANYTDVKKILEPYIKNFDNFELVASKRSYPENVKSGRFLLKNGMNNIDLVRAMRSNVPVKLAFNNQERLENFAGRVGSEIEADSLSLLKAIKDSTFMAQNGFNEDNVFAMFIPNTYEIYWNTSAEKFRDKMIKEYNKFWTAERIEKAKKQGLTPVQATILASIVHKESVKKDERPRIAGVYLNRLRLDMPLQADPTVIYALKLRDNNFDQVIKRVFYNDLVMRSPYNTYVNTGLPPGPIAMPDITALDAVLNPEKNDYIYFCASVDRFGYHEFASTLAQHNINAKKYSDWIASQGVTR
- a CDS encoding GNAT family protein; amino-acid sequence: MITLKGENIYLRALEPNDLEFVHEMENDQSIWEVSNTNTPYSRYLIRQYLENAQQDIYEAKQLRLAICQDEDFPAIGLIDLFEFDPKNNRAGIGIVIQKKENRGQNIGSEALALLIKYAFFNLNLHQLYANISTNNEASMALFTKFGFEKIGIKKDWILLNNHYHDEAIFQLINKQI
- the dapF gene encoding diaminopimelate epimerase, whose amino-acid sequence is MQIEFYKYQGTGNDFVMIDNRSNFFPKEDIQLIERLCDRRFGIGADGLILLENDSETDFRMVYYNSDGNESSMCGNGGRCLVAFANQLGVINNKTTFIATDGLHHASVNNDSIVSLQMIDVDEIQRHDSHTFLNTGSPHHVQIVENLEQYNVKENGAAIRYGALYREKGSNINFVKKIDDDTFSLRTYERGVEDETLACGTGATAVAIAMNAIGQTDKTSINLNVEGGKLVVSFDKLGEHFSNVFLTGPAKFVFKGTIEI